The nucleotide window tttaatttgattatctcttttattttttcattataaacATCAAGATAGTATCctgttaatatttaaattttaacaaaatactaagtataatatttaatttaaaataattaatcatttcaaaatttaaaataattaatcatttctGTAAAAAAAGAATGCACACTTTCAATAGTAAATCCATGAATAcgaatgaattatttaatttactttaattttccTACACACAATACAACactatcaatttaataatagaaaCCACACCCACAAATTCCATGGCTTCACAACTTCAATGAAGCTCCATCACCACTAGCGAACACTTCCATTGTTTTTATCTCACAGGATCGATCGATATCACCAGCATCACCATGGCAGAGGTGGCGCCGCCGAAGAAGGAAAACCCGAACCTTCTCCTGGGGCGGTTCGAGCTCGGGAAGCTCCTCGGGCACGGAACCTTCGCGAAGGTCCACCACGCGCGCAACATCAAAACCGGAGAAGGAGTCGCCATCAAGATCATCAACAAGGAGAAAATCCTAAAGGGGGGTTTGGTCTCCCACATAAAGCGCGAGATCTCCATTCTCCGGCGCGTGCGCCACCCCAACATCGTGCAACTCTTCGAAGTGATGGCCACCAAGACCAAGATCTACTTCGTCATGGAGTACGTGCGTGGCGGCGAACTCTTCAACAAGGTCGCAAAGGGAAGATTAAAAGAAGAAGTTGCGAGAAATTACTTTCAGCAGTTAGTTTCCGCGGTGGAGTTTTGCCACGCGCGCGGCGTGTTCCACAGGGACCTGAAGCCCGAGAACCTGTTGCTGGACGAGGATGGGAACCTTAAAGTCTCCGACTTTGGTCTCAGTGCCGTGTCGGATCAGATAAGGCAGGACGGGCTGTTCCACACGTTTTGTGGGACACCTGCGTATGTTGCTCCTGAGGTCTTGTCGCGGAAAGGCTACGATGGTGCAAAGGTTGATATTTGGTCTTGTGGGGTTGTTTTGTTTGTTCTGATGGCCGGCTATTTGCCCTTCAATGACCGTAACGTTATGGCTATGTATAAGAAGATTTACAAGGGTGAGTTTCGGTGTCCCAGGTGGTTTTCTTCTGAACTTACAAGACTTCTCTCTAGGCTTCTTGATACTAACCCTCAGACAAGGATTTCTATTCCTGAAGTCATGGAGAATCGCTGGTTCAAGAAGGGTTTCAAGCAGATTAAGTTTTATGTGGAGGATGATAGAGTTTGTAGTTTTGACGAGAAACTGTTACTTCATCATGATGATGATTTGGCAACATCGGATTCTGAGGTTGAGATTAGGAGGAAGAATAGTAATGGTTCGTTGCCGAGGCCTGCGAGTTTGAATGCGTTTGACATCATATCGTTTTCTCAGGGCTTTGATCTATCAGGGTTGTTTGAGGAAAAGGGTGATGAGGCGAGGTTTGTGTCATCTGCTCCGGTGTCGAAGATTATATCAAAATTGGAGGAGGTTGCTCAGTTGGTTAGTTTCAGTGTGAGGAAGAAAGATTGCAGGGTGAGCTTGGAGGGGTGTAGAGAAGGTGTGAAGGGGCCTTTGACTATTGCTGCTGAGGTTTTTGAGTTGACACCTTccttggtggtggtggaggtcaAGAAAAAGGGAGGGGATAAGGCCGAGTATGAGAAGTTTTGTAACTCTGAGTTGAGACCCGCGTTGGAGAATTTAGGGATGGAGGaatctgcttcttcttcttcttcttgtcatCAATCTACACACACTCAATCTGAATTCCAACAACATCGAACACTTTCTGACTCTGCCCTTAACAGACATTCAGATAATGAATGTTTGTTCGAACGAGAGTTAGGTCTAGCAGATGAGACTAGTATCTCACAACATGGTGAAtcaaagttcgaatttcaacaGGAAAATATGGCGATGTTTACTATCTGACCATGTCTTGAGCACTATGATTGTTTCCaaagaatgaaaacaaaaaagataatgaATGCTTGCATTAATTAAGGTAGCAGGAGAATGACAGAAGATGATAGCATACTATTTCTCTCTTGTTGTTTTAGGCTGTGTGTAAGTtaaattttactttctttttcccTCGAGAATTTTCCGGCATTTTTAGGTTTGCTCCTTGACTGGAGCATTAGATTCTACTGTATTTGTATGTCCAAATGTTGTGTTTCTGTAAggctaatttaatttaaatatagtgAATGAAGTGTACATGTCAACAGTTCACATGTCTTGGTAAATTGCTCTGTAACTGTATTTATTTCCATTCTTTATTGCAAGTAATGAGAAAATAATAATGCAACTTTCTTGTGATTCCACGAGGTCTTGCACTTGATTTGGGTGTCTAGTGCTTCATATTAACTCCATATATTCATCACCTTAATTTGGAATGAGATTGGGGGAATTCACTCTAAGGGAGTAACAGGAATCAGAATGTCACAACAACAACCCGTCCTAGTATATGTAACCAAATCAGGTCAAGATTTCAGATCCTTTTCTCCCACCATTAACAGGTGTAAAGGAAAATGAAAGCCttatactattaaaaaaagaagattgcTTGCACTGTTTCATAGATGAGATTCAATCAAATCTGAAAGCATTGTAGAGCATTGATAAAATCCTCttcttcgtaccccattgcccagaggctcttcgctatgcgaaggtatggagGAGGGATGTTGCTTTCACACCGGGCCTACACATACAAGTGGTGCCTATTATTTGATCCAAAATGCTTCAGCAAAACAGACACCATAAGTTGGTTGTAGCGTGGCCCTACACACTTACAAGTGGTGCCTAAGGAACCGTCGTATTTACTAAACATAGCAATGCATAGGTGTTATGcctacaaattataaattataaactctAAGAAACTTTGTTATTATTTCATGAAGAGACTTTTTAAGTGCAAATAGACTTGTTAGAAAATACACACAGGTTTTGACATTATGTATATGCCATAACTAATCTAGGGTTTCTGGATCATTTGGTACTTTGTGCTGATGCAATGAAGCCTGGTGTTGAACTAGATTGAGCGCTTGTGTCTTCTGACTCATCTTTCACCAATGCCAATGCTTGTTTCTTTCTGTGGTCCAAAACATAGGAGAGCCAGTGGtttcaaataattcaaattgtAGGGGCCCTTGTGGCTAATGGAACCGACTGTTGGGACCTATTTCGCTGTTCAAAAACTTTTTCATGCCCACCTTTCTTCTGTAGctgattttatatattcaaaaccaACCTGGGAAGTGGAAGGCTGAAAAAGATGCATGATAGGggtgttttgtatttttaaattgatttcccTAGGGAATAAtatcaaacacattttttccTTATTAGTGCGGACTTGAATGGCAGatagtattttctttttaaataaaagttatatttgaaTAAAGAATATTGATtactaatataatataatataatatgtttatAAACATATATATCAAGAAAGATCACTTACTTAAGGATTAATTCTTAACTTTTGATAGAAGAAttcagaattaaaaaaatatttgattttcacttttttaatGTCTATAACAAAGTACTTCATAACACACATAGCTAGTGTTTGCTGTGAAGAGGAAATGGAATAATAAGACATCTATAATTACTTTCAAATGTCCAATCCTACAAATAGATGCAAGTTGAACATAAACAACATGTTCGGACTCATTTTAAGATTTTCAATTCTATATTTTAAGTTGTCATTTAAATTAGAATTGACAAAATATGTTACTTGAGTCGATGTAGGTCGCATATTATAATGgttggataaaaaattattttttttagtttttaaagtgaagcacaaatttgattttctcaagtttttttttttgttaaactaaGCTTACATCCCGTCATCATTAGGTTAAGCTACAAGAATCTTTATACAATTCATATTCAAAACTCAagtcttatattttattagacGAGTTTGAACCAGCCTACTAATCATTCTTATTTTACTCCTCTAATTTAAgccttgttatttttaattttgttttcatcatgttaattttttatattaagagATATTATCTTGATTAGACAAGTTTAAACCAGCCTACTACAATAAGTTCTTTCTAGTTTTGTCACTAAATGCAAGTGGACACTATTATGGAGGGGATGGTTTTAAGAAGAGAAAATCTCAACTATTGAACATCCCACGTGGCAAGGAGAAGATTGAATTGAAATAAAACCTAGTAACatttttgtgaataaaaaataatagcaaaGTAATTAT belongs to Glycine soja cultivar W05 chromosome 5, ASM419377v2, whole genome shotgun sequence and includes:
- the LOC114412938 gene encoding CBL-interacting serine/threonine-protein kinase 12-like, with the translated sequence MAEVAPPKKENPNLLLGRFELGKLLGHGTFAKVHHARNIKTGEGVAIKIINKEKILKGGLVSHIKREISILRRVRHPNIVQLFEVMATKTKIYFVMEYVRGGELFNKVAKGRLKEEVARNYFQQLVSAVEFCHARGVFHRDLKPENLLLDEDGNLKVSDFGLSAVSDQIRQDGLFHTFCGTPAYVAPEVLSRKGYDGAKVDIWSCGVVLFVLMAGYLPFNDRNVMAMYKKIYKGEFRCPRWFSSELTRLLSRLLDTNPQTRISIPEVMENRWFKKGFKQIKFYVEDDRVCSFDEKLLLHHDDDLATSDSEVEIRRKNSNGSLPRPASLNAFDIISFSQGFDLSGLFEEKGDEARFVSSAPVSKIISKLEEVAQLVSFSVRKKDCRVSLEGCREGVKGPLTIAAEVFELTPSLVVVEVKKKGGDKAEYEKFCNSELRPALENLGMEESASSSSSCHQSTHTQSEFQQHRTLSDSALNRHSDNECLFERELGLADETSISQHGESKFEFQQENMAMFTI